A portion of the Sulfuricurvum kujiense DSM 16994 genome contains these proteins:
- the pheS gene encoding phenylalanine--tRNA ligase subunit alpha, with amino-acid sequence MNGDSILQEWYDAIKSADSIDKIEEIRIAVFGKKGIMNAEFARMKDIPDAEKGTFAKELNIHKEGLNALLLDRKLFLAMEHLQATMKAEAIDVSLYSSETERGSLHPVMETMDRIVEYFVAMNFSVQTGPMVEDDFHNFEALNLPKYHPARDMQDTFYFKDSMLLRTHTSPVQIRTMLSTQPPIRMIAPGAVFRRDYDITHTPMFHQVEGLVVEEAGKVSFANLKFILEDFLKTMFGDVEVRFRPSFFPFTEPSAEVDISCIFCGGEGCRVCSKTGWLEVLGCGIVDPNVFKAVGYENVSGYAFGLGVERFAMLIHRIGDLRSLFEGDTRLLEQFR; translated from the coding sequence ATGAATGGAGACTCTATTTTGCAAGAGTGGTATGACGCTATAAAATCGGCCGACTCGATAGATAAAATCGAAGAGATCCGAATCGCCGTTTTCGGAAAAAAAGGGATTATGAACGCCGAGTTCGCCCGTATGAAAGATATTCCTGATGCGGAAAAAGGGACGTTTGCTAAAGAACTGAATATTCACAAAGAGGGATTAAACGCTCTGTTGCTGGATCGCAAGCTTTTCTTGGCGATGGAACATTTGCAAGCGACGATGAAAGCGGAAGCTATCGACGTCAGTCTCTACTCTTCCGAGACGGAACGCGGATCGCTGCATCCGGTCATGGAGACGATGGACCGTATCGTCGAGTATTTTGTCGCCATGAATTTTTCGGTACAAACGGGGCCGATGGTGGAAGACGATTTTCACAATTTTGAAGCGTTAAACCTTCCGAAATACCATCCGGCGCGCGATATGCAGGATACCTTTTATTTTAAAGACTCTATGCTGCTTCGTACCCATACCTCGCCGGTACAAATCCGAACCATGCTCTCTACCCAGCCGCCGATCCGGATGATTGCTCCGGGCGCCGTATTCCGCCGCGATTACGACATTACCCATACGCCGATGTTTCATCAGGTAGAAGGGCTTGTTGTTGAAGAAGCGGGCAAGGTGTCGTTCGCCAATCTTAAATTCATCCTCGAAGACTTCCTCAAAACGATGTTCGGGGATGTCGAAGTTCGTTTCCGTCCGAGCTTTTTTCCGTTTACGGAGCCTTCTGCAGAAGTCGATATCAGCTGTATTTTCTGCGGCGGGGAAGGGTGCCGTGTCTGTTCGAAAACAGGATGGCTTGAAGTTCTCGGATGCGGTATCGTCGATCCGAATGTCTTTAAAGCGGTCGGGTATGAGAATGTCAGCGGCTATGCGTTCGGTTTAGGGGTTGAGCGGTTTGCGATGCTGATCCACCGAATCGGCGATTTACGCTCTTTGTTTGAGGGAGATACGAGATTATTGGAGCAGTTTAGATGA
- the pheT gene encoding phenylalanine--tRNA ligase subunit beta: MIVTKNWLNEWIDLTDVSTELLLKTLNSIGLEVDRHDAMRVADGVVIGYVEACEKHPDADKLNVCQVNVGKEVRQIVCGASNVRAGIHIALATVGAELPGGLKIKEAKLRGVESHGMICSSKEIGLPAMGEGIMILDSSIGELVVGKNLNEYSVFNDDIIEIELTANRGDCLSIHGIARDLRAALARPLREKNVKDDQEGRLGIGRILQLQHTDTFSTDLLFGAVEVKELSIPLIISIRLAVIEETYATAVDALLKYATHSTGVILRAYPFEKFGDLENKGIITLGNDENGYAALYGKEKVAVIGVSQEKEAHFSADDGLAVIEASYIAPDVISQKMGEKKVPSCPHYYRTSRGSEPSIEMGIRYAAELFEKYSSSQVYGGNIELTTTYEPRIISMVEAEFESFIGLKIDKTRITQIFKNLGLDIGKPKGSTFAISVPKFRHDIVNKQDIIEEIVRIIGIDNIPSKPLSFAEANQMSTDLAEYKKTRLYRHRAAQSGFYESVHFVFNERIQVEKYGFVCTEASKELLNPITATFDTLRPTLLVGLLNSASANVKVNQKKIALFETGMVFDADRHETKRIGFIVSGAMESEKIANSGKPSVIDFAAFTKLIADVAGSFELVSHMPDHSLAHPYVCAKVLINGVEAGELFRLHPQVEEEFDLAQTFMCELKMDALPYGLIEAKPYSKYQASFRDLSVLISKEVSYESIKAVINKHASAQVRRFYPVDRYVSENLGDQMSLTLRFVLQSDEKTLEEEDINAAMEWILSGLREELGAGLR; this comes from the coding sequence ATGATCGTAACAAAAAATTGGTTAAACGAGTGGATCGATCTCACCGACGTAAGCACGGAGCTGTTGCTAAAAACGTTGAATTCAATCGGGTTGGAAGTGGACCGCCATGATGCAATGCGAGTGGCTGACGGTGTTGTCATCGGATATGTCGAAGCGTGCGAAAAACATCCGGATGCCGACAAACTGAATGTCTGTCAAGTCAATGTCGGCAAAGAGGTGCGTCAAATCGTGTGCGGTGCATCGAATGTCCGTGCCGGAATCCATATCGCACTGGCGACTGTCGGAGCCGAACTTCCGGGCGGCCTTAAAATCAAAGAGGCAAAACTGCGCGGTGTAGAATCCCACGGAATGATCTGCTCATCCAAAGAGATCGGTTTGCCTGCGATGGGAGAGGGGATTATGATCCTCGATTCAAGCATCGGCGAATTGGTAGTGGGTAAAAACCTCAATGAATACAGTGTATTTAACGATGACATCATTGAAATTGAGCTAACGGCAAACAGAGGCGACTGTTTAAGTATTCACGGGATTGCACGTGATTTGCGCGCGGCACTTGCCCGACCGCTTCGAGAGAAAAACGTAAAAGACGATCAAGAGGGGCGTTTAGGGATCGGGCGTATTTTGCAGCTGCAGCATACCGATACCTTTAGCACTGATCTTTTATTCGGTGCGGTCGAAGTTAAAGAACTGAGTATTCCTTTGATCATTTCGATCCGTTTGGCCGTTATCGAAGAGACATACGCGACCGCGGTAGACGCATTGCTCAAATATGCGACACACAGTACGGGTGTCATTTTGCGGGCCTATCCGTTTGAAAAATTCGGTGATCTCGAGAATAAAGGGATCATTACCCTGGGCAATGACGAAAACGGCTATGCGGCGCTGTACGGAAAAGAGAAAGTAGCCGTTATCGGTGTTTCACAAGAAAAAGAGGCTCATTTTTCTGCGGACGATGGGCTTGCGGTTATCGAAGCCAGCTATATTGCCCCGGATGTCATTTCGCAAAAGATGGGTGAGAAAAAAGTTCCGAGCTGTCCTCACTATTACCGAACGTCACGCGGAAGCGAACCTTCAATCGAGATGGGTATCCGATACGCTGCGGAGCTATTTGAAAAATACTCTTCGTCTCAAGTGTACGGCGGAAATATCGAGTTGACGACGACGTATGAACCTCGTATTATCAGTATGGTGGAAGCCGAGTTCGAATCGTTCATCGGTCTTAAAATCGATAAGACCCGCATTACGCAGATTTTCAAAAATCTCGGGCTCGATATCGGTAAGCCGAAGGGATCGACATTCGCTATTTCGGTACCGAAATTTCGCCACGATATTGTGAACAAACAAGATATTATCGAAGAGATCGTCCGTATTATCGGAATTGACAATATCCCCTCAAAACCGCTTTCTTTTGCGGAAGCGAATCAAATGAGCACTGATTTGGCAGAGTACAAAAAGACACGTTTGTACCGCCACCGCGCCGCTCAAAGCGGATTTTATGAGTCGGTCCATTTCGTCTTTAACGAACGTATTCAGGTAGAAAAATACGGATTTGTCTGTACCGAAGCGTCAAAAGAGCTTTTGAACCCGATTACGGCGACTTTTGATACCCTCCGTCCGACACTCTTGGTGGGGCTTTTAAATTCGGCTTCGGCGAATGTCAAAGTGAACCAGAAAAAAATCGCGTTGTTTGAAACGGGAATGGTTTTTGATGCGGATCGTCACGAAACGAAACGTATCGGTTTCATCGTTTCGGGAGCGATGGAAAGCGAAAAAATCGCCAATTCAGGTAAACCTTCAGTCATCGATTTTGCTGCCTTTACCAAATTGATCGCCGATGTCGCAGGATCGTTTGAGCTGGTTTCGCATATGCCGGATCATTCGTTAGCACACCCGTATGTATGTGCCAAAGTACTTATTAACGGCGTCGAAGCGGGTGAGCTTTTCCGTCTGCATCCGCAGGTAGAAGAGGAATTTGATCTCGCCCAAACGTTTATGTGCGAGCTTAAAATGGATGCTTTGCCGTACGGTTTGATCGAAGCCAAACCGTATTCAAAATATCAGGCTTCTTTTAGAGATTTGAGTGTTTTGATCTCCAAAGAGGTGAGTTACGAGTCGATTAAAGCCGTCATCAATAAGCATGCGTCCGCACAAGTAAGACGATTTTATCCGGTGGATCGCTATGTATCCGAGAATTTGGGTGACCAGATGAGTCTGACCCTTCGTTTTGTCCTTCAATCGGATGAAAAAACCTTGGAAGAAGAGGATATCAATGCCGCTATGGAGTGGATACTCAGCGGCCTTCGTGAAGAACTGGGGGCAGGTCTAAGATGA
- a CDS encoding FxsA family protein has protein sequence MIYFLIYLFAEVTLTVEIASKIGGLATFLEILGSAFLGIFILMNFRHALSENLEALRTRQIDVQGFSNRNMTGLLGALLLILPGFLSDIIGILLQFSFIGTLIINRFTRKYQPPTQPKDDHVIDAEIIEHTTTLR, from the coding sequence ATGATCTATTTTTTGATCTACCTTTTTGCCGAAGTGACCCTCACCGTAGAGATCGCTTCAAAAATCGGTGGATTGGCCACTTTTTTAGAGATACTCGGAAGTGCCTTTTTGGGGATATTTATCCTGATGAATTTCCGCCATGCCCTCTCGGAAAATCTGGAGGCGCTGCGTACCCGTCAAATCGATGTTCAGGGATTTTCCAATCGAAATATGACGGGATTATTGGGGGCGCTTTTGTTGATTCTTCCCGGATTTTTATCCGATATCATAGGGATATTGCTACAGTTTTCTTTTATCGGAACACTGATCATTAACCGTTTTACGCGAAAATACCAACCACCAACTCAACCAAAGGACGACCATGTCATTGATGCTGAAATTATCGAGCACACTACTACTCTCCGCTAG
- the hemC gene encoding hydroxymethylbilane synthase — protein sequence MKKLTIATRGSKLALWQSNHIKSVIESQFSDVEVELKIIITSGDKILDVPLAKIGGKGLFLKEIEESMLRGEAQMAVHSLKDVPTVMPQGLLLSAITVREDVRDAMLSEKYPDIKSLPQGAVVGTSSLRRRMQLVQQRPDLVIKDLRGNVDTRIRKLKEGEFDAIILAAAGINRLGFSNLVQYFYPIALDEMLPAMGQGALGIETVNEPWVLEIAKFLEDENSRIETTIERGFVDTLQGGCQVPIGVSARVQPNGEVIVRSTLGMPDGSEVMGDEVVVAKGQTEGVGEAMAKRLIAQGAMELLHRAETMANKG from the coding sequence ATGAAAAAACTCACCATCGCAACACGCGGAAGCAAACTTGCCCTCTGGCAATCCAATCACATCAAATCGGTGATCGAATCACAGTTTAGTGATGTTGAAGTGGAACTCAAAATTATTATCACGTCGGGAGATAAGATTTTGGATGTTCCTTTGGCCAAAATCGGGGGGAAAGGGCTTTTTCTAAAAGAGATCGAAGAGTCCATGCTTCGCGGAGAAGCGCAGATGGCGGTTCATTCACTCAAAGACGTACCGACGGTAATGCCGCAAGGGCTGCTGCTTTCAGCGATTACGGTACGTGAAGATGTACGCGATGCGATGCTCAGTGAAAAATACCCGGATATCAAATCGCTTCCGCAAGGAGCGGTGGTCGGCACCTCCTCATTGCGCCGACGTATGCAGCTGGTACAACAGCGCCCCGATTTGGTAATCAAAGATCTGCGCGGGAATGTCGACACCCGTATCCGAAAGCTCAAAGAGGGGGAATTTGACGCTATTATATTGGCAGCAGCGGGAATTAACCGTCTGGGCTTTTCAAACTTAGTGCAGTATTTTTACCCGATTGCGTTGGATGAGATGCTTCCTGCTATGGGCCAAGGTGCTCTTGGGATTGAAACGGTTAACGAGCCGTGGGTATTGGAAATCGCCAAATTTTTAGAAGATGAAAACAGCCGAATCGAAACGACAATCGAACGCGGGTTCGTCGATACCCTGCAGGGGGGATGCCAGGTTCCTATCGGTGTGAGTGCTCGGGTTCAGCCGAACGGTGAGGTCATTGTGCGATCGACACTGGGAATGCCGGACGGATCGGAAGTGATGGGAGATGAAGTCGTTGTAGCCAAAGGACAAACCGAAGGTGTCGGCGAAGCAATGGCAAAACGTTTGATCGCTCAAGGTGCGATGGAATTGCTGCACCGCGCTGAAACTATGGCAAATAAGGGCTGA
- a CDS encoding SDR family oxidoreductase produces the protein MPTIVITGAAQGIGLGTARLFASRNWRVIGLDCNENLLEKASKETGFEPILCDLSDPQQIEKAAESIHTLDVLVNNAAISANTDPKTLLLSEWNRVLGVNLTAPFLLSRLLADKFESSKGSIVNIASTRALMSEPHTEAYSASKGGILSLTHALAMSLAPIRVNAISPGWIEHANSETLRNSDHLFHPAGRVGRVDDIAEMVWYLSSEAAGFITGQNFVIDGGVTKKMVYPE, from the coding sequence ATGCCGACCATAGTGATTACCGGAGCGGCTCAGGGAATCGGTTTGGGCACGGCACGCCTTTTTGCCAGCCGAAACTGGCGGGTGATCGGGCTTGATTGTAATGAAAACCTCCTTGAAAAAGCGTCTAAAGAGACAGGTTTTGAGCCGATCCTTTGCGATTTAAGCGATCCGCAACAAATTGAGAAAGCGGCAGAATCGATTCATACTCTTGATGTACTGGTCAACAATGCCGCTATCAGTGCCAATACGGATCCGAAAACTCTTTTGCTCAGTGAATGGAATCGTGTTCTTGGCGTCAACCTTACGGCTCCGTTTTTACTCTCGCGTTTATTGGCAGATAAATTCGAATCAAGCAAAGGCTCGATTGTAAATATCGCCTCGACACGTGCTTTGATGAGCGAGCCTCATACCGAAGCCTACAGCGCGAGCAAAGGGGGAATACTGAGCCTTACCCACGCTTTGGCAATGAGTCTTGCCCCTATACGGGTCAATGCGATCAGTCCCGGCTGGATTGAACACGCTAATTCTGAAACGTTGCGGAATAGCGATCACTTATTTCACCCCGCTGGGCGGGTCGGACGCGTAGACGATATTGCTGAAATGGTATGGTATCTCTCCAGCGAAGCGGCGGGGTTTATTACGGGACAGAATTTTGTAATTGACGGAGGCGTGACGAAAAAGATGGTCTATCCCGAGTAA
- a CDS encoding menaquinone biosynthesis decarboxylase has product MTLTKTIDLLNEKGELRIIDTPLDINLEIPHLAYAEVKKENGGKALLFTHPVDKATGKNFDIPVVMNLFGSYRRTELLFGRKVEGVASEIEKLLHMKPPQGFKEKIGMLGDLFAMKDIFPKKLKIRGSCQEIVKQGDDVNLYDLPVLTTWEEDGGPFITMGQVYTQSLDGALVNLGMYRLQVYDKNHLGMHWQIHKDSSHFFDQYQREGKKMPVTIAIGGDPLYTWCATAPLPYGVNELLLYGLIKKESPKLVESLTTPLFIPEDVDFVIEGWVDTAKLRVEGPFGDHTGYYTLKEFYPELEVSAITHRKNPYYLATVVGKPPLEDKYMGWATERVFLPLLKTNAADLIDYHMPENGVFHNLILGKMKPLYKGHAKQFMHIFWGSGQMSFVKHALFFGEDAPKLTNYEALVTYALNRFLPKCLFISEGITDALDHSSPESLVGGKLGIDFTASYSPIAPESIDSSVLLEQLRASIPEITGATQYMRHTANPITVISVNKKRSLQECFGALEAFTSVLRIVVFVDEEKNDIHNPYMLIWRVTNNMDAARDVYRSESIVAIDGTTKTEVDGFEREWPGDVECTPSVVERLKALSLWDLDPKLEKKYQL; this is encoded by the coding sequence GTGACACTAACGAAAACCATTGATTTACTCAACGAAAAAGGGGAATTGCGTATTATCGATACCCCTTTGGATATCAATCTCGAAATTCCCCACTTGGCGTATGCCGAAGTGAAAAAAGAGAACGGTGGGAAAGCGCTCCTTTTTACCCATCCGGTCGATAAAGCTACCGGTAAAAATTTTGATATTCCCGTCGTTATGAATCTTTTCGGTTCATACCGTCGTACTGAGCTTCTTTTCGGACGTAAAGTCGAAGGGGTCGCGAGCGAGATTGAAAAACTCCTCCATATGAAACCGCCTCAAGGGTTCAAAGAAAAAATCGGGATGCTCGGCGATCTGTTCGCAATGAAAGATATATTCCCGAAAAAGCTCAAAATACGCGGAAGCTGTCAGGAGATAGTCAAGCAAGGCGATGACGTAAACCTGTATGATCTGCCTGTTTTAACGACATGGGAAGAAGACGGCGGACCGTTTATCACAATGGGGCAGGTCTATACCCAAAGTCTCGACGGAGCGCTTGTTAATCTCGGAATGTACCGTTTGCAGGTGTATGACAAGAACCATTTGGGGATGCATTGGCAGATTCACAAAGACTCTTCGCACTTTTTTGACCAGTATCAGCGTGAAGGGAAAAAAATGCCGGTCACTATCGCTATCGGCGGTGATCCGCTCTATACATGGTGTGCTACCGCTCCGCTTCCGTACGGTGTCAATGAGCTGCTGCTCTACGGTTTGATCAAAAAAGAGTCTCCGAAACTTGTGGAATCTTTGACGACACCGCTGTTTATCCCCGAAGATGTCGACTTTGTGATCGAGGGGTGGGTGGATACCGCAAAATTGCGGGTAGAGGGTCCGTTCGGAGATCACACGGGATATTACACCCTTAAAGAGTTCTATCCAGAATTGGAAGTCAGCGCGATAACCCACCGTAAAAATCCTTATTATCTGGCGACCGTTGTCGGAAAGCCGCCGTTGGAAGATAAATACATGGGATGGGCGACAGAGCGTGTATTTTTGCCGCTGCTCAAAACCAATGCGGCCGATTTGATCGATTACCATATGCCCGAAAACGGTGTTTTCCATAATCTGATTCTGGGAAAAATGAAACCGTTGTACAAAGGGCACGCCAAACAGTTTATGCATATTTTTTGGGGCTCGGGGCAGATGAGTTTTGTCAAACATGCGCTCTTCTTCGGCGAAGATGCACCGAAGCTTACGAACTATGAAGCATTGGTTACCTATGCCTTAAACCGTTTTCTCCCGAAATGCCTCTTTATTTCGGAGGGGATAACCGATGCGTTGGATCACTCAAGCCCCGAATCGCTCGTCGGCGGAAAACTCGGGATCGATTTTACCGCATCGTATTCTCCGATTGCCCCTGAATCGATCGACAGTTCCGTATTGCTGGAACAGTTGAGGGCGTCTATCCCCGAAATTACGGGTGCCACACAGTATATGCGTCATACGGCGAATCCTATAACGGTTATCAGTGTAAATAAAAAACGTTCATTACAAGAGTGTTTTGGTGCATTGGAAGCGTTTACATCGGTCTTGCGTATTGTCGTATTTGTGGATGAAGAAAAAAACGATATCCATAACCCGTATATGCTTATTTGGCGGGTGACCAATAATATGGATGCCGCCCGTGACGTGTACCGTTCCGAATCCATCGTAGCGATTGACGGAACAACAAAAACCGAAGTTGACGGGTTTGAACGTGAGTGGCCGGGAGACGTCGAATGTACCCCATCGGTCGTAGAACGATTAAAAGCACTTTCATTGTGGGATTTGGATCCGAAATTAGAGAAGAAATACCAGCTATGA
- a CDS encoding histidine triad nucleotide-binding protein encodes MCIFCKIINKEIPSNTVAENDEFYAFHDINPKAPVHVLAIPKAHYQSFNDIPGDVMGRMSTFMQEVAKACGIDESGYRIISNIGENGGQEVGHLHFHILGGAKLKWGHFADADPKDFF; translated from the coding sequence ATGTGCATTTTCTGTAAAATAATCAATAAAGAAATTCCTTCAAATACCGTAGCCGAAAACGACGAATTTTACGCGTTTCACGATATCAATCCGAAAGCGCCTGTGCATGTTTTAGCGATACCGAAAGCCCATTATCAAAGTTTCAACGATATCCCGGGAGATGTAATGGGGAGAATGTCAACATTTATGCAAGAAGTTGCCAAAGCGTGCGGAATCGATGAGAGCGGGTACCGCATCATCAGCAATATCGGCGAAAACGGAGGGCAGGAAGTAGGTCATCTGCATTTTCATATCCTCGGCGGGGCCAAGCTTAAATGGGGCCATTTTGCCGATGCGGATCCGAAAGACTTCTTTTAA
- the argH gene encoding argininosuccinate lyase, translating into MEKMWSGRFTQDASTLLEKFNASIMFDQKLYREDIEGSIAHAKMLAHQGILTDEECSLIESGMAQVLSEIESGSFEWKIGDEDLHMAIEKRLTAIIGEAGKKLHTARSRNDQVALDFRRFVLRKNREITGQIKALMGVIVDIARDHTTTVLPGMTHLQHAQPINFAFHLLAYASMFKRDCERFESSAHRNNISPIGCAALAGTPHNINREMTAQSLGFDSVSINCLDTVSDRDFALEILFNISTLMMHISRLAEEIILWSSYEFRFVELSDEYSTGSSIMPQKKNPDVPELLRGKTGRVFGNLMGLLTVMKGLPLAYNKDTQEDKEGVFDSVETAEISLEILREALKTMTIKPQNMARACKLGHLSATDLADYLVEHCGVPFREAHHITGRAVARAEVLGIDLSDIAYTELHAIDERIKEDVMPFLAIEHSMNARVSQGGTAEVRTLEQIIYFDHYLKDIK; encoded by the coding sequence ATGGAAAAGATGTGGTCCGGACGTTTCACACAAGATGCGTCAACCCTTTTGGAAAAATTTAATGCCTCGATCATGTTTGATCAAAAACTTTACCGTGAAGATATCGAAGGTTCCATCGCCCATGCAAAAATGTTGGCGCATCAAGGAATTTTGACCGATGAAGAGTGTTCTTTGATCGAATCGGGGATGGCACAGGTGCTCAGTGAAATCGAATCGGGGTCGTTTGAGTGGAAAATCGGAGATGAAGATCTCCATATGGCGATTGAGAAGCGTCTCACCGCTATCATCGGTGAAGCGGGCAAAAAACTCCATACGGCGCGCAGCCGCAACGATCAGGTTGCACTCGATTTTCGCCGTTTCGTGCTTCGTAAAAATCGCGAAATCACGGGGCAGATTAAAGCACTGATGGGTGTTATCGTTGATATCGCCCGTGATCATACGACTACCGTGCTTCCGGGGATGACCCATTTGCAGCACGCACAGCCGATTAATTTCGCCTTTCATCTACTGGCATACGCTTCGATGTTCAAACGCGATTGCGAACGTTTTGAGAGCTCTGCACATCGTAATAACATCTCTCCGATCGGATGTGCCGCTTTGGCGGGAACACCGCACAATATCAACCGTGAAATGACGGCCCAGTCGCTCGGTTTTGATTCGGTCAGCATAAATTGTCTCGATACGGTCAGCGATCGCGATTTTGCGTTAGAAATTTTGTTTAACATTTCGACCTTGATGATGCACATCTCCCGTTTGGCCGAAGAGATTATTTTGTGGTCGAGCTATGAATTTCGTTTCGTGGAACTCTCCGATGAGTATTCGACCGGAAGCTCTATCATGCCGCAAAAGAAAAACCCCGATGTCCCTGAATTGCTTCGCGGTAAAACGGGACGGGTTTTTGGAAATCTGATGGGATTGCTGACGGTTATGAAAGGGTTGCCTCTGGCGTACAACAAAGATACCCAAGAGGATAAAGAGGGGGTATTTGACAGCGTTGAAACGGCTGAAATCTCTCTTGAAATTCTACGTGAAGCTCTCAAGACGATGACGATCAAACCTCAGAATATGGCGCGAGCGTGCAAACTCGGACATCTGTCGGCAACCGATTTGGCCGATTACTTGGTCGAACATTGCGGCGTTCCGTTTCGCGAAGCGCACCATATCACCGGACGTGCGGTCGCCCGCGCCGAAGTATTGGGGATTGATCTAAGCGATATCGCGTATACGGAACTGCATGCGATTGATGAGCGAATCAAAGAGGATGTTATGCCGTTTTTGGCAATTGAGCATTCGATGAACGCCCGTGTATCTCAGGGTGGGACTGCGGAAGTTCGTACTTTGGAACAGATTATCTATTTTGACCATTATTTAAAAGATATAAAATAA
- a CDS encoding OsmC family protein produces the protein MKITVSHQNEMKFEAKTEKSSFIIDCPQISPIEYFLSGIITCSATDVVLLPKQQGYEVKNLEVSGEVVRNESAPRKFNSLHLEYRFESNADDTLAARWVMASLETYCSTINTIRDTTAISYTIIHNGNVIRENEKMISGGGSAVDFGALQGCNA, from the coding sequence ATGAAAATTACCGTTTCCCACCAGAATGAGATGAAATTTGAAGCTAAAACGGAAAAAAGCAGTTTCATCATCGATTGCCCTCAAATCTCTCCGATCGAATATTTTTTGAGCGGGATTATCACCTGCAGTGCGACAGATGTAGTCTTGCTCCCGAAACAACAGGGATATGAGGTTAAAAATCTTGAAGTCAGCGGTGAAGTCGTCCGCAACGAGAGTGCCCCGCGCAAGTTCAATTCGCTCCATCTCGAGTACCGCTTTGAATCGAATGCCGATGATACCCTTGCGGCACGTTGGGTAATGGCGAGTCTGGAAACCTACTGCTCAACGATCAATACGATCCGTGACACGACGGCTATCAGCTATACGATAATCCACAACGGGAATGTCATCCGTGAAAATGAGAAGATGATCAGCGGCGGCGGAAGTGCCGTCGATTTCGGTGCATTGCAAGGGTGCAACGCATAA
- a CDS encoding DsbA family protein — translation MLKLSSTLLLSASLMAATDAEVIAFLKKGIGGNPNITNLQIDVSGKKNIPSMSGWQAYFMSIEADVKQGSDTRHINQNGTYFVNGNVIAPELINLKTGERYNDTLAPDFSNAFYTKSNRISGEANAPQKVAIFSDPLCPFCRRYVPEAIAYMAKYPKTFAVYYYHYPLAGLHPAAITLTKAAIAAEQNGIENVVLSLYKVDVNASEKNEQKILSAFNKTFGTKIGSDDLRRPSVMKQFEFDQNVAQSMMVAGTPTVFFNGQKDPSKTKYKDVKVK, via the coding sequence ATGCTGAAATTATCGAGCACACTACTACTCTCCGCTAGCCTTATGGCGGCAACGGATGCCGAAGTCATCGCTTTTTTAAAAAAAGGGATTGGCGGAAATCCGAACATTACTAATTTGCAAATCGATGTAAGCGGCAAAAAAAACATCCCGAGCATGAGTGGATGGCAAGCCTATTTTATGAGCATAGAAGCCGATGTAAAACAGGGATCCGATACCCGGCATATCAATCAAAACGGGACCTATTTCGTCAATGGAAATGTTATCGCACCTGAGTTGATCAATCTGAAAACCGGCGAACGTTACAATGATACGCTTGCCCCGGATTTCAGCAATGCGTTTTATACTAAAAGCAACCGAATCAGCGGAGAAGCCAATGCACCGCAGAAAGTAGCTATTTTCTCAGATCCGCTGTGTCCGTTCTGCCGCCGCTATGTTCCGGAAGCTATCGCCTATATGGCCAAGTATCCGAAAACATTTGCCGTCTATTATTACCATTATCCTCTCGCTGGACTGCACCCGGCGGCAATTACGTTGACAAAAGCGGCAATAGCGGCGGAACAAAACGGAATTGAAAACGTTGTTTTAAGTCTTTATAAAGTAGATGTAAATGCCAGTGAGAAAAATGAGCAGAAAATTCTCAGCGCCTTTAATAAAACATTCGGAACGAAAATCGGCTCGGATGACCTTCGACGTCCGTCGGTTATGAAACAGTTTGAATTTGATCAAAATGTTGCACAATCGATGATGGTAGCCGGCACGCCTACCGTCTTTTTTAACGGACAAAAAGACCCTTCAAAAACAAAATACAAAGATGTAAAGGTTAAGTAA
- a CDS encoding cytochrome c codes for MRTFYATVALTLLTASSMLNAATYKGQKIYIETCKECHGGGQALAASKKQRIWAKMMDNQGEKLAQIHLNSKKADASWPYFNSKTYTKNAKHLEDFLVEYAADSGNVPACN; via the coding sequence ATGCGCACCTTTTATGCTACAGTAGCACTAACACTTTTAACCGCCTCTTCCATGTTGAATGCGGCTACGTACAAAGGGCAGAAAATTTATATTGAGACCTGTAAAGAGTGCCATGGCGGAGGGCAAGCGTTAGCTGCCTCTAAAAAACAGCGCATATGGGCAAAAATGATGGATAATCAGGGCGAAAAATTGGCTCAAATCCATTTGAATTCCAAAAAAGCGGACGCTTCATGGCCTTATTTTAACAGTAAAACATATACAAAAAACGCTAAACATTTGGAAGATTTTCTAGTTGAATACGCTGCCGACAGCGGAAATGTCCCCGCCTGTAACTAG